A stretch of the Leptospira harrisiae genome encodes the following:
- a CDS encoding ankyrin repeat domain-containing protein, translating into MEDESVVKAPKSLELRLFQAIDKGNLELVKELLAEGVSINAKDSLGNSPLIKAVDDEEMVMAKFLIHKGANVNLRNTTGETALYRAVYRGNLELVKLLVEAGAETKVKTVGGVSIAELAEERGEEGILKYLHSLK; encoded by the coding sequence ATGGAAGATGAATCTGTAGTCAAAGCCCCTAAAAGTTTAGAATTACGTCTCTTTCAGGCAATCGACAAGGGAAACCTCGAACTAGTCAAAGAACTGTTAGCCGAAGGTGTGTCGATCAATGCAAAAGATTCCTTAGGCAATTCCCCTTTAATCAAAGCTGTGGACGACGAAGAGATGGTGATGGCAAAATTTTTGATCCACAAAGGTGCCAACGTCAATCTTCGTAATACCACAGGAGAAACTGCTCTCTATCGCGCTGTGTATCGGGGAAATTTAGAATTAGTCAAACTTTTGGTAGAGGCAGGTGCAGAAACCAAAGTCAAAACTGTAGGTGGGGTTAGCATTGCGGAACTTGCGGAAGAAAGAGGGGAAGAAGGGATTTTGAAGTATCTACACTCGCTTAAATAG
- a CDS encoding prohibitin family protein: MKRRSIFQTSFQFLSILGVSLFFTSCLSIISPGEVGLMWRPYSTGLSQKPLESRVQTYMPWNSVYVYSVQWSSYQEKVEVLTRDDLTITVTAAIIIRPVQNEIYELEMEIGRGYYEKVVKPQFRTAIRNILSAYNMVSISKETPNVSAQIKKSLSEKLKDKHVEIDDVIIDDVEYSPSILKAIESKLTKQQEQEQMKFEINIAKRDAEIQQISADGRAKAVLIEAEAQAKAQKMISESLTPKYIQLKAMENPNNKLIFVPNGKDGLPIIVNPEGK, translated from the coding sequence ATGAAACGTCGATCCATTTTTCAAACCAGTTTCCAGTTCCTATCCATTTTAGGTGTGAGCCTTTTTTTTACATCATGCCTCTCCATCATCAGTCCAGGTGAGGTGGGTCTTATGTGGCGCCCCTACAGCACGGGCCTTAGCCAAAAACCATTAGAATCTCGAGTTCAAACCTATATGCCATGGAATAGTGTCTATGTTTATTCGGTTCAATGGAGTAGTTACCAGGAAAAAGTTGAGGTCCTCACTCGAGATGATTTAACTATTACTGTCACAGCTGCAATCATCATTCGACCGGTGCAAAATGAAATCTATGAACTTGAAATGGAAATTGGAAGGGGTTACTATGAGAAAGTAGTTAAACCGCAATTCCGAACTGCCATAAGAAATATTTTATCTGCATACAATATGGTTTCGATATCCAAGGAGACGCCTAACGTATCTGCACAGATCAAAAAGTCACTGAGTGAAAAGTTAAAAGATAAACACGTTGAAATTGATGATGTAATTATCGACGATGTTGAGTACAGTCCGTCCATCTTAAAAGCAATCGAAAGTAAACTTACCAAACAACAAGAACAAGAACAGATGAAATTCGAAATCAATATTGCTAAAAGGGATGCTGAGATCCAACAAATCTCTGCTGATGGTAGAGCAAAAGCCGTGCTCATTGAAGCAGAAGCGCAAGCGAAAGCCCAGAAGATGATTTCAGAATCATTGACTCCAAAATACATTCAATTGAAAGCAATGGAGAATCCGAATAATAAATTGATTTTTGTACCAAATGGAAAAGATGGTTTGCCGATTATAGTGAATCCAGAAGGGAAATAG
- a CDS encoding TonB-dependent receptor domain-containing protein — protein MKSINTLLTLSLLVFFSTFGLSAQSNGSIRGTIIDSENGEPVFGATIVVRSEKKFAKTDFDGKYILELPPGTYQVEYQMYGYGPQNRTIVVGSGKPSQMNVTFGAQVLQTVEVKDRAINESDASLLQVQKKSATVSDAIGAESIKKSPDSSAGDVIKRVTGITLIGGKYVFVRGLGERYSSTYLNDAYIPSTEPDKRVVPLDLFPANLIKNIRVIKTFVPEESAEFSGGLVKIETKEYPDEFTMKVGFGVGYNGNTTRKKWQTFDGGDFFGRPTANQELPSAVKAVPDFLPFEPGSRFGGINPSLINLGAVTFPSQWTPDTTKAPYDKNFNLTVGNTFKLTESGQRLGVIFGTTHSVDYRFRRQKDVRYIPGNPVSLSVKDLTTVSPLQTQDADIYVEDRLFGNNLNFAYEPMSGQQFFLKNFYSVSSEKSVRESVGTNNIDNFQFFSQTNDFISRQLFNSSFGGKHAINLGSLSRPHTLDWQVNYGEAKRDEPNLTQQVWRRSSTSPVTTIPTRLGNNPDGSRFYSTSNDTVRSFSVAYEVPFDQWNGLKSTFKFGGSALDRFKSFTFREFGSKSNVGTTTTDLYPVPGEIVYNPLEFLRTNSTGLANRTFSERQVEPNAYDAYQKLHSYFSQFDVPLFPKFRFIGGARYEDSYQKVKTFVLKEQFDVRRPGYGCDTGSEGERILLVKNNICSADNNGVGEIRTKDILPSVNFVYEFLQDQNLRFGYTQTLTRPDFREMSPFAFTPYFGGDRIRGNPNLQRTYIHNFDFRYEYFMGGANYVGAGVFHKDLSNPIELIGQPVAGQISPFFTYANASRATIRGVELDFRREFFDKFRFETNVFFIKSLVNVVSWEQYTISKAGLLDPIDRSFSYDPTNIRRPLQGQSDFVANLKFDVYLNKLKTTTIGLYYNYFGDRIFVVGANGTPDAYERGVGLTDIVFSHKMDDKLDFKFAAKNVTDQRFRIYVKDELLNEEKLFRSYREGVSFSMSMGYKF, from the coding sequence ATGAAATCAATCAATACTCTTCTTACCTTATCCTTATTGGTCTTTTTTTCAACTTTTGGCTTATCTGCACAAAGTAATGGATCAATTCGAGGAACTATCATTGATTCAGAAAACGGAGAACCGGTATTCGGTGCTACTATCGTTGTTCGATCAGAGAAAAAATTCGCTAAAACTGATTTTGACGGAAAGTATATTTTAGAACTTCCCCCTGGAACTTACCAAGTGGAATACCAAATGTATGGATACGGCCCGCAGAATAGAACGATCGTTGTAGGTTCTGGAAAACCGAGCCAAATGAATGTAACATTTGGTGCTCAAGTGTTACAAACTGTTGAAGTGAAAGATCGTGCTATCAATGAATCGGATGCTTCCTTACTGCAAGTACAGAAAAAATCGGCAACAGTTTCAGATGCGATCGGTGCTGAATCGATCAAAAAATCTCCAGATTCATCTGCTGGTGATGTGATCAAAAGGGTCACAGGAATTACTTTGATTGGTGGTAAGTATGTATTTGTTCGCGGATTAGGTGAAAGATATTCATCAACTTATTTGAACGATGCATATATACCTTCTACTGAACCTGATAAAAGGGTTGTGCCTTTAGATTTATTTCCAGCCAACTTAATTAAAAATATACGAGTCATTAAAACATTTGTACCGGAAGAGTCAGCAGAGTTCTCTGGTGGACTTGTAAAAATTGAAACTAAAGAGTATCCAGATGAATTTACAATGAAAGTAGGTTTCGGCGTTGGATATAATGGAAATACAACACGAAAGAAATGGCAAACATTTGATGGAGGAGATTTTTTTGGAAGACCGACTGCTAATCAAGAACTTCCTTCCGCAGTCAAAGCAGTTCCTGATTTTCTACCTTTTGAGCCAGGAAGTCGTTTTGGAGGAATCAATCCTTCATTAATCAACCTTGGTGCCGTTACCTTTCCTTCACAATGGACACCTGATACGACAAAGGCGCCATATGACAAAAACTTTAACTTAACTGTTGGTAATACTTTTAAATTAACAGAATCTGGACAAAGACTTGGCGTTATATTTGGTACTACCCATTCCGTCGATTATCGATTTAGACGTCAAAAAGACGTAAGGTATATTCCAGGAAACCCTGTTTCACTATCAGTTAAGGATTTAACAACAGTCTCTCCTTTGCAGACACAAGATGCAGACATCTATGTCGAAGATCGCTTGTTCGGAAACAATTTAAACTTTGCGTATGAACCGATGAGCGGCCAACAATTTTTCTTGAAAAATTTCTATTCAGTTTCTTCTGAAAAATCGGTTAGAGAATCTGTTGGAACCAATAATATTGATAATTTTCAGTTCTTCTCCCAAACCAATGACTTCATTAGTAGACAATTGTTTAATTCAAGTTTTGGCGGAAAACATGCTATCAATTTAGGTTCGTTGAGTAGACCACATACGCTTGATTGGCAAGTAAATTATGGAGAAGCCAAAAGAGATGAACCCAATTTGACGCAACAAGTATGGCGAAGGTCTTCAACAAGTCCAGTAACAACCATTCCAACGAGACTGGGAAATAACCCTGATGGTTCAAGGTTTTACTCCACATCAAATGACACTGTTAGAAGTTTTAGTGTTGCTTATGAAGTCCCTTTTGATCAATGGAACGGACTTAAATCGACATTTAAATTTGGTGGTTCTGCTTTGGATCGCTTCAAGTCATTTACCTTTCGAGAATTTGGGTCTAAATCAAACGTAGGGACTACCACCACTGATTTATATCCAGTGCCCGGGGAAATTGTTTATAATCCGTTAGAATTTTTACGAACGAATAGTACTGGTCTTGCAAATAGAACCTTCTCCGAAAGACAAGTAGAGCCGAATGCTTACGATGCGTATCAAAAGTTGCACTCCTATTTTTCTCAATTTGATGTTCCATTATTTCCAAAGTTTAGGTTCATTGGCGGAGCAAGGTACGAAGATTCTTATCAAAAGGTTAAAACATTTGTTCTAAAAGAACAATTCGATGTAAGACGACCAGGTTATGGATGTGATACTGGATCTGAGGGAGAACGAATTCTATTAGTAAAAAATAATATTTGTTCTGCCGATAATAACGGTGTTGGTGAAATTAGAACAAAAGATATTTTGCCTAGTGTTAATTTTGTTTATGAATTTCTTCAAGATCAAAATTTAAGATTTGGTTATACTCAAACACTCACTAGGCCGGATTTCAGAGAAATGTCTCCGTTTGCATTTACTCCTTATTTCGGTGGAGATAGAATCCGAGGAAATCCAAATCTCCAAAGAACCTACATTCATAACTTTGATTTTAGATATGAATACTTTATGGGTGGAGCAAACTATGTAGGAGCAGGTGTCTTTCACAAAGATCTTTCTAACCCAATTGAGTTGATTGGACAGCCAGTGGCTGGTCAGATTTCACCTTTCTTCACTTATGCGAATGCTAGTCGAGCAACCATTCGAGGAGTGGAGTTGGATTTTAGAAGAGAATTCTTTGATAAATTCCGATTTGAAACCAACGTATTCTTTATTAAATCTCTTGTGAACGTTGTGTCTTGGGAACAGTATACAATTTCTAAAGCAGGATTGTTAGATCCTATTGATAGAAGTTTTTCTTACGATCCAACAAACATTCGACGACCATTACAAGGACAGTCTGATTTCGTAGCAAACTTGAAGTTTGATGTATATTTGAATAAACTAAAAACAACCACGATTGGTTTATATTACAACTACTTCGGTGATCGGATCTTTGTTGTTGGTGCGAACGGAACTCCCGACGCTTATGAACGAGGAGTTGGTTTAACGGATATTGTTTTCTCCCATAAAATGGATGATAAACTTGATTTTAAATTTGCAGCAAAAAACGTAACAGACCAAAGATTTAGAATCTACGTGAAAGATGAGCTCCTCAACGAAGAAAAGCTTTTCCGATCATATCGTGAAGGGGTTTCTTTTTCGATGTCAATGGGGTATAAATTTTAA